A section of the Primulina eburnea isolate SZY01 chromosome 1, ASM2296580v1, whole genome shotgun sequence genome encodes:
- the LOC140835702 gene encoding cytosolic enolase 3, translating to MSVQEYLDKHMLARKIEDAVNAAVRAKTPDPVLFISNHMRKSVPSVITKVKARQILDSRGIPTVEVDLQTNKGVFRASSPSGASSGMYEAVELRDGDKGTYLGKGVSRAVNNINEKISEALIGMDPTLQVQIDQAMIDLDKTDKKVELGANALLAVSMAACKAGAAEKEVSLYKHIADLAGRTTFNVPVPAFTVINGGKHAGNNLSVQDIMVLPVGALRFEEALQMGSETYHHLKAVITEKYGLYGCNVGEDGGFAPNISSLKEGLDLVKEAIGRTGYNEKIKIAIDIAATEFCIGTKYDLDYKSPNKSGQNYKSGEDMIAMYKELCEAYPIVSIEDPFDKEDWEHSKYFTSLGICQVVGDDLLMSNPKRIERAMQEAACNTLLLKVNQVGTVTEAIEVVKLAKDANWGVVISQRSGESEDSFIADLSVGLSAGQIKAGAPCRGERLVKYNQLLRIEEELGDQALYAGDDWRNC from the exons ATGTCGGTGCAGGAGTATCTGGACAAACATATGCTCGCTCGGAAGATCGAAGACGCCGTCAATGCCGCCGTTAGGGCAAAAACGCCCGATCCCGTTCTATTCATCTCCAATCACATGAGGAAATCTGTTCCCTCCGTCATCACCAAGGTTAAAGCCAGGCAAATCCTCGACAGCAGAGGAATTCCTACTGTTGAAGTCGATTTGCAAACCAACAAGGGCGTGTTTCGTGCTTCCTCCCCCAGTGGTGCCTCCTCCGGGAT GTATGAGGCTGTTGAATTACGTGATGGAGACAAGGGTACCTATCTTGGGAAAGGTGTGAGTAGAGCTGTTAATAATATTAATGAGAAAATATCCGAAGCTTTAATTGGTATGGATCCAACTCTTCAAGTTCAAATTGATCAAGCCATGATAGACCTGGACAAGACTGATAAAAAG GTTGAACTTGGAGCTAATGCACTTTTAGCAGTTTCAATGGCTGCTTGCAAAGCTGGGGCTGCTGAAAAAGAG GTTTCACTTTACAAACACATTGCTGATCTTGCTGGTAGAACTACTTTCAATGTTCCTGTCCCTGCTTTCACTGTAATAAATGGTGGAAAACATGCTGGGAACAATTTGTCAGTACAG GATATTATGGTTCTTCCCGTCGGAGCACTCAGATTTGAAGAGGCATTGCAAATGGGTTCAGAGACTTATCATCATTTGAAG GCTGTGATTACAGAGAAATATGGATTGTATGGATGTAATGTTGGGGAAGATGGTGGCTTTGCTCCAAATATATCCAG TTTGAAAGAAGGTTTAGATCTTGTAAAGGAGGCAATTGGAAGAACAGGCTATAACGAGAAAATAAAGATAGCAATTGATATAGCTGCAACTGAATTTTGCATAG GTACGaagtatgatttagattataaaTCACCAAATAAATCTGGTCAAAATTATAAGTCAGGAGAGGACATGATTGCTATGTACAAAGAACTTTGTGAAG CTTACCCGATTGTGTCAATTGAAGATCCATTTGACAAGGAGGATTGGGAACATTCCAAGTATTTTACTAGTCTTGGGATATGCCag GTTGTTGGAGATGATTTGTTGATGTCAAATCCTAAAAGAATTGAGAGAGCCATGCAGGAGGCTGCTTGCAATACTCTTCTTCTAAAG GTTAATCAGGTGGGCACTGTGACTGAGGCCATTGAGGTGGTCAAATTGGCCAAGGATGCTAATTGGGGTGTGGTGATATCTCAAAGAAGCGGTGAGAGTGAAGATTCTTTCATAGCTGATTTGTCTGTTGGCCTTTCAGCTGGTCAGATTAAGGCCGGTGCACCTTGCCGGGGGGAGAGATTAGTGAAGTACAATCAG TTGctcagaattgaagaagagCTTGGGGATCAAGCACTTTATGCAGGAGATGACTGGAGAAATTGCTGA